The following coding sequences lie in one Spodoptera frugiperda isolate SF20-4 chromosome 24, AGI-APGP_CSIRO_Sfru_2.0, whole genome shotgun sequence genomic window:
- the LOC118278859 gene encoding U4/U6 small nuclear ribonucleoprotein Prp4 produces MSDDDDVVLIKKPKQVHYGSLEEQEKARLAALAAAAKEGAEDIGGKDLGDIQVSSEYMELEEEMSRDKKALLEEFERRRKARQLNVSTDDDEVRRSLRQLGEPVCLFGEGPAERRVRLRDLLSYLGEDAIHKKLEEEEARIERDRGREGTWYHEGPPELREARLWIARYSLPKAKLRLCQAREDLKLSGSVRAAAKQESQRKAAAVSIYCSQIGDTRPISFCRFSSDSKMLITASWSGLSKVWSVPECTALQVLKGHKCNVSGAAFHPTAAMPDHFQRKLAEEKEKLASDAETPMDTETGSEAAEPAVAMQETEGVSEACTMATCAYDGTVYLWNFKSESPLCSLDGHSPARVARLEFHPSGRFLATTVFDHSWRLWDLETATEVLHQEGHAKPVYSIAFQGDGSLAVTGGMDAFGRVWDLRTGRCVMFLEGHLGPVLGTDWAPAGHQLATAAADHQTKIWDLRRRSALYTIPSHTHLLSDVRYQKSHGHFLLTSSYDKTAKLWSNPAWHPLRTLSGHDNKVMSADISYDNKYIATSSYDRTFKLWAPDLA; encoded by the exons atgtCTGATGACGATGATGTTGTGTTGATAAAGAAGCCTAAACAGGTGCATTATGGGTCTCTGGAGGAGCAGGAGAAGGCCAGGCTGGCCGCCCTGGCTGCTGCAGCCAAGGAAGGGGCCGAGGACATCGGTGGAAAGGATTTGGGAGACATACAAGTTTCAAGCG AATACATGGAGCTGGAAGAGGAGATGTCTCGCGACAAGAAGGCTTTGCTGGAGGAGTTTGAGAGGAGACGCAAGGCTCGGCAGCTCAATGTATCCACCGATGATGACGAG GTGCGCCGCAGTCTCCGTCAGCTGGGCGAGCCAGTGTGCTTGTTCGGCGAGGGGCCGGCAGAGAGACGCGTGCGTCTGCGAGATCTGCTCAGCTa TCTAGGAGAAGACGCGATCCACAAGAAGCTAGAAGAGGAGGAGGCTCGTATAGAGAGGGACAGAGGACGGGAGGGAACCTGGTACCATGAGGGACCGCCGGAGCTCAGGGAGGCTAGGCTATGGATCGCTAGGTACTCGCTACCTAAGGCGAAACTTAG ATTATGCCAAGCTCGCGAAGACCTGAAGCTATCAGGCAGCGTCAGAGCTGCAGCCAAACAGGAGTCGCAGCGGAAGGCTGCTGCCGTCTCCATATATTGCAGTCAG ATAGGCGACACGCGACCTATAAGCTTCTGCCGGTTCAGTAGCGATAGTAAGATGCTGATCACAGCTAGCTG GTCTGGTCTATCCAAGGTGTGGTCGGTCCCGGAGTGCACGGCGCTGCAGGTGCTGAAGGGACACAAGTGCAACGTCAGTGGTGCAGCCTTCCACCCCACTGCCGCCATGCCGGACCATTTTCAGAGAAAA TTAGCAGAAGAGAAAGAGAAGCTAGCATCGGATGCTGAGACTCCGATGGACACTGAGACAGGCTCGGAGGCTGCAGAGCCTGCGGTGGCCATGCAGGAGACGGAGGGCGTCTCCGAAGCCTGCACCATGGCCACCTGTGCGTACGATGGGACCGTGTACCTGTGGAATTTTAAGAG CGAGTCCCCCCTATGTTCCCTGGACGGGCACAGCCCGGCGCGGGTGGCGCGGCTGGAGTTCCACCCGTCGGGCCGGTTCCTCGCCACCACCGTCTTCGACCACTCCTGGCGACTGTGGGATCTGGAGACCG CGACTGAAGTGCTGCACCAGGAAGGGCACGCCAAGCCGGTGTACAGCATCGCGTTCCAGGGAGACGGCTCGCTCGCTGTTACCgg CGGCATGGACGCGTTCGGTCGCGTGTGGGACCTGCGCACGGGGCGCTGCGTCATGTTCCTGGAGGGCCACCTGGGGCCCGTGCTGGGCACCGACTGGGCCCCCGCCGGACACCAACTCGCCACCGCCGCCGCTGACCATCAG aCAAAAATCTGGGATTTGAGAAGACGATCAGCCCTGTACACTATACCTTCACACACACATCTGTTGAGTG ACGTGCGATACCAGAAGAGCCACGGCCACTTCCTTCTAACCTCGTCCTACGACAAGACTGCCAAACTCTGGTCCAACCCCGCTTGGCACCCGCTGCGTACACTCTCCGGACATGACAATAAG GTGATGAGCGCAGACATATCTTACGACAACAAATACATAGCGACCAGCTCATACGACCGCACGTTCAAATTGTGGGCGCCGGACCTCGCGTAG
- the LOC126912245 gene encoding adhesive plaque matrix protein-like: MWSPLLAIIALCITISHSHDGSQDRNIVKPITGQAINTNRVRRFLTGASYPGTLHNRTTGYNIVKPGYNINQNTTQQYVNNFNFSKPGMYRSNVNSNSVNSAYPTTTGHRQYPGSYAKHQAPLPGPNNSFPAPKANLTRNNHHSYPVSSTTRPLYPPYPGYYTKNQATTLPNNQFPNPNQNTHHSYPVSSTMRPGYTPNWGNYSNNQTSTLQPNKNLRNPTQNNNHSYPASSTMRPGYTPNWGNYSNNQTSTLQPNKNLRNPTQNNHHSYPVSSTMRPGYPQNPSNHPSYPAQVNWRIKNMPTTNATSFKPGRNNSNRYPVSNTGKPGYNNSNSKGEPTDMDAEAIKGNGNCPEGTKLYTYTNQCVNETELIYYDDFE; this comes from the coding sequence ATGTGGTCGCCACTGCTTGCAATCATCGCCTTGTGTATAACGATATCTCATTCTCACGATGGATCCCAGGATCGGAATATCGTCAAACCGATTACCGGTCAAGCAATCAATACGAACCGGGTAAGAAGATTTTTAACCGGGGCCAGTTATCCAGGAACACTACATAACAGAACAACCGGATATAACATTGTAAAACCCGGTTATAATATAAACCAGAATACAACACAGCAATATGtgaataatttcaattttagcAAACCTGGAATGTATCGTTCTAACGTAAATTCAAATAGCGttaactctgcctaccccacaaCGACTGGGCACAGACAATATCCGGGTAGCTATGCAAAACATCAAGCACCGCTACCAGGACCAAATAACAGCTTTCCAGCTCCTAAAGCAAACTTAACTCGGAATAATCACCATAGCTACCCGGTTTCTAGCACAACGAGACCCTTATACCCACCATACCCGGGTTATTATACCAAAAATCAAGCAACAACTCTGCCAAATAACCAGTTTCCAAATCCTAATCAGAATACCCATCACAGCTACCCGGTGTCAAGCACAATGAGACCCGGATATACACCAAACTGGGGTAACTATAGCAACAACCAAACATCAACTCTACAGCCAAATAAGAACTTACGAAATCCTACTCAAAATAATAACCACAGCTACCCGGCTTCAAGCACAATGAGACCCGGATATACACCAAACTGGGGTAACTATAGCAACAACCAAACATCAACTCTACAGCCAAATAAGAACTTACGAAATCCTACTCAAAATAATCACCACAGCTACCCGGTTTCAAGCACAATGAGACCCGGATATCCACAAAACCCAAGTAACCATCCCAGCTACCCAGCACAGGTTAACTGGCGCATTAAAAACATGCCAACTACTAATGCAACTTCCTTTAAACCTGGACGTAACAACAGCAATCGCTACCCGGTTTCTAACACAGGGAAACCCGGATATAACAATTCTAATTCTAAGGGTGAGCCAACGGATATGGATGCTGAAGCTATAAAGGGTAATGGCAACTGTCCTGAAGGTACGaaactatatacatatactaatCAGTGCGTAAACGAAACTGAACTTATATACTATGATGACTTTGAATAA
- the LOC126912250 gene encoding adhesive plaque matrix protein-like, translated as MWSTLLAIIALCITISHSHDGSQNRNIVNSITGQEDTNRVRRFISAFQNTASLKRRYVAGYNQNTTQNYNNGKPGYNPYNVNPSTVKPLYPNPPGYNQYPGNYPVYPSPNPQQLPTPNTSWQRPAQNSSYPGFNNKPINTTYPGYSQYPANYSGYPAPQQNNNKPVYPTPPGYSQYPSNYSGYPVPQPPNRLPNPGNYSGYPAAYPQPSNMNPLYPTLPSYSQNPGNYSGYPARPNNIPTTNAPWARPAQNTTRPGYSKPVNYNKCSNNSTAGNDATSMDACLINAGYCPKGMIRMGEMCYENKDDEY; from the coding sequence ATGTGGTCGACACTGCTTGCAATTATCGCGTTATGTATAACGATATCTCATTCTCACGATGGATCCCAGAATCGGAATATCGTTAATTCGATTACCGGTCAAGAAGACACGAACCGGGTAAGAAGATTCATATCCGCGTTTCAAAACACAGCAAGCCTTAAACGAAGATATGTCGCCGGATATAATCAGAACACAACGCAAAATTACAATAACGGCAAACCCGGATATAATCCTTATAACGTGAATCCAAGTACCGTTAAACCCCTTTACCCTAACCCACCCGGATATAATCAATACCCGGGTAACTATCCGGTATATCCGTCGCCGAATCCACAGCAACTACCAACTCCAAACACATCTTGGCAAAGACCGGCTCAAAACAGTAGCTACCCGGGTTTTAACAATAAACCTATCAACACTACGTACCCCGGATATTCACAATACCCAGCTAATTACTCCGGTTATCCAGCACCGCAGCAAAATAACAATAAGCCAGTATACCCTACGCCACCCGGTTATTCTCAATATCCGAGTAATTATTCTGGCTACCCGGTTCCACAACCACCTAACAGGCTTCCTAACCCAGGAAACTACTCAGGATACCCAGCGGCTTATCCACAACCGAGTAACATGAACCCTCTTTATCCAACGCTACCCAGTTATTCACAAAATCCGGGCAACTATTCCGGCTACCCAGCGCGGCCGAATAACATACCAACAACCAACGCACCTTGGGCGAGACCTGCCCAGAACACAACAAGACCCGGATATAGCAAACCGGTTAATTATAACAAGTGTAGCAATAATTCCACGGCCGGAAATGACGCGACGAGTATGGATGCCTGTTTAATTAATGCCGGGTATTGTCCGAAAGGAATGATTCGAATGGGTGAAATGTGTTACGAAAACAAAGatgatgaatattaa